The following is a genomic window from Methanolinea sp..
CGCCGATCTTGTCCATCTGGGACTTGATCTCGAGGATGATCGTGTTGACCTCGTTCGAGGACCGGGTGATGCCGTCCATGCCCTTCTCGGTCTTCTTGGCAAGCTCGATGCCCTTGCGCGAGTAGTCGTTGGTCTGCTGGACGAGCTGGGAGACTGACTCGGCCTTCGCGGCGACCTGCTGGATGGTCTTGGAGAGGTCTTCCATCGCCTTGAGGACCTCGGCGATGCCCTGGCTGCTCTGCTCGGCGTTCGAGCTCACCGCCGCCGCGTTCTTCGCGACTTGGGCAGAGCCGGCCGAGACCTCCTCGATGCTCGCGTTCGCCTCCTCTGCGCTCGCGCCAAGCTCCGTGACCTGCTGGTTCACGACGGCGAGCGCCTTGCTCACCTGGATGCCGATGTTGTCGAGGGCCTCCCTGAACTTCTGGAAGTCGCCCGCCACGCTGAGGTTTTTATCGAACCGCCGCGTGAAGTCCCCTGCCGCGTACGCCTCGCAGACTTTCATCGCCTCGTTGAGGGGCTTGACCATGGCATCGAGGGTCGCGTTGATGCCCTCGACGAGCGTCCTGTACTCGCCCTCGTGCCTGCTCGCATCGGCACGGACATCGAGCCGTCCCTCGACGGCGGCCCTCGCGAGCATCTTCGTGTCCGCAAGGAGCCTGTCGACGGTCTCGAGGCAGTTGACGATAGCCGGGAGGAGGTGGTCCTGCTCGCTCCGCTTGCCGATCTTCTTCAGTTCTGCTAGCTCGCGCGTGTCGCCGACCGCGATCTCGTTTATCTGCTTGGTGACGGCAAGGAGCCTCTCCCTCACCTGGTTGGTGGAATCGGCCATCGTGCCGAAGATCCCCTGGTACTTGCCCTCGACACCACGCGTGTGGTCATTGACCGCGAGCCTGTGGAGGATGTGGTCGCACTCGACGAGGCCCTGGAGTCCGTCGACGCAGCTGTTGATGCTGTTCTTGACGTCGTTGAACTCGCCGCGGTACGTCTCGGTGATCTTCTCCGGTACCTCGCCCTTCCCGATGCGCTCGATGTAGCGTGCAGTCATCCGGAGCGGGTTGACGATGGCATCGAGTGTCTCGTTCAGTCCCTTGATGAGACTCGCGTAGTCCCCCTTGAATTTCGACGGCTCGCCGCGGACCGAGAGCTGCCCTTCAGAAGCTGCCACGCTGACCTTCGCGATCTCGTCGGAGAAGTTCTGGATGGTCTTCACGACGTTTGCAAAGGCCTTTGAGACCTCCGCGATCTCGTCCCCGCCTGCTGCAGACTCAAGCCCGCTCTCGAGGGATTTCGAGGCACCGCCGAGGTCCCCCTCCATCACGCGGTTCCCGAGCGCGACGAGGTCACCCATCCTGCGGGCGATGGACCTCCCGAACATGATGGAGACGAGTGCACCGATGGCGATGCTCGCGACGAGGATGATGATGATCGCGTTGCGAATGTTATCGACGGGGCCCATGTACTCGGCGGGATTTACCCTCGACCCGATGATCCAGTCGAGGGCAGGGAAGTACATGTAGTATGCATCGACCTCTTTCCCCTCCCATACGTACGAGATCTTCCCGGGCTTGTCCCTGACCTTGTCCTTGGTCGCGATCATCTCCTGGATGAACTTCTCGCCCGCCATGTTCTGGCCCTGGAGCGAGGGGTGGACGAGGAGCGTCCCCTTGCTGTCCATCACGAATACGTATCCGCTCTGGCCGAGCTTCGTCGAGAGGATCTCCTTCTTCAGGGCACCGTAGACCGTCTCCTCGGGGACGCCGACGAAGAGGATCCCGATGATCTCGCCGTTCGCATTCCTGATGGGCTCGTACGCGGTGATGTACGTCTTGCCCACGACGTCGGCAACCCCATAGTACGTCTCGCCCTTGCGGATGACGGCATCGTACACGGCGTCCGAGACCGGCGTCCCGAGTGCCCGCCGCCCATCAGCACCGACGACGTTCGTCGAGATCCGGATCGCCTGGCCATCGGTCTTCTGGAAGATCGTCGCCTTCGATCCCGTCATCTTCTCGATCTGGTCGACGATCTCGAAGTTGTCGTTGACGACGTAACTCTGCCCGCCCTTGCCCTTGAGGACGAGTTTCCCCCCCGAGATCTCGGGCGTCCCGTACCCGTAGAAGGTGTTGTGCAGGACGCTTAAGTCACCGTTCAGCTTCATCTGCGCGAGCTGGTAATTGTTCGAGGTCATCTTATGGATGTCGCTGATCTCGGTGGAGAGGAGTTCGTCAATCTGTTCCTGGATAGCTCCTGTGGAACTTGTGTAGGCGACGATTCCGAGCAACAGCGTTGGAACGGCCACCAGGACAAGACAGAGGACGAGGATCTTCGTCCCGATCTTCATCTGTGAGAATCCAGCCATTCTGCCCATAGGTGTACTACCCCGCATCGTGTGGTATTGTCCATCCCGGGAGCTCCGATAATTCCGGCTCGATACGTTCCAGCCGGAAAATTCGGAGGGATGCCCCACGGACTACACGAACTTTCAAGCTGATATTATATAAAATTATCTCATAATGAACATCAAATGCAATGGTTAATATAGTTATACATTCATGCTGGTATTATCTGAACCGTAGATATCGTGCATCCTTAAGAACAATAGTGGGAACCATGGCAGAGAGGGGGGACATCGACCAGATCAGGGAGCTCCTCGCCCGGCACCGGAAGGGTCTCACCATCGACGAGGTCTCGCGGGAACTTGGGATCAACAGGAGCACCGCATCGAAGTACCTGAACCTCCTCGTCTCGTCCGGCTCGGCGACGATCAGGAAGCTGGGACCTGCGAAGCTCTTCTACCTGCAGGAAAGGGTACCGGTCCACAACCTCATGGACCTCGTCGACGAGGGCATCGTGATCGTGAACGAGTCCCTCGCAATCCATTACCTCAACGGGAGACTCGCCTCCCTGCTTGGAGTCGAGAGGGACGCTTACCTCGGCGAGAACGCGACCCACACCCCCCTCGCTCCCCTCTTCGACCGGGACACCCTCCGTTCCATCGGCGATTCCATCCCTGCCACGGGGATCACCCTACGAGGATCCATCGGCATCAGTGGCGGGGAGGTCGCGGTCGAAAAAAGGCTCTTCCCGGTCCGATTCGAGTCGGGGACGACGGGGTTCTGCATCGTCTGCCGGTTCTTGAAGGAGCCAGCCGAGAAGCTATCAACGGCCGATGCCCCTGAAAAATCCCGGCGGGAACTCTATGCCCGTTTCTTCCAGCTCGATGCCCTCGTCCGGCGGTACGCGAAGAACCAGCTTGTCCGGGCACTCGAGATCGGGAGGAGGATCGCCGAGATCTGGGACCTCTCCCGCATGAGGGAACTCTCGAGGGAACAGGAAGAGATCCTCGACTCCCTCCTCGCCGAGGTGGGGAACTTCGACGAGTTCCTCGGGGATACGCTCCCCGAAGTGAAGTGGCATTCCCTCGAGGACGTCGTCGGCGAGGCACTCTCGCTCGTGCAGCTCTCGCATATCAAGTTCTTTTCCGACATCAGGGGCGTAGAGGTCTGCGCCGAGAAGAGCATCCCCCGCGTCTTCCAGGCGCTCCTCGAGAACTCGGCCGTCCACGGCAGGAAGGTGACGTCGATCAGGGTCGCGGCCCGGGAGACGCCCGAGGGACTCCTCGTGGTGTACGAGGACGATGGCATGGGCATCCCGGCCGAGGAGAAAGCGACGCTCTTTGAGTGGGGGCATGGGGAGAGGAGGGCCCACTCGCTCTTCCTCTGCCGGCAGGTCCTCGACGCGACGGGAATATCCATCAGGGAGACCGGCGAATTCACGAGGGGAGCGCGCTTCGAAATCCTCATCCCGCCGGGGAAGTACCGCGTCATTCCCGAGAACCCGCGCTCTAATCTCTCCTAGTCATTCCTCACGAAAATCTTGAGGAGAGGCTTGTACGGGGAAAAGAGGTGCTCGACTTCCCTCCCGAGGAACTCGGACATCCCCATGACGTAGTATCCGCCGGGCCGGAGTCCCTGGTGGATCATCCGGACGAGGTCGTTCTTCTGTTTATCGGAGAAGTAGATAGTGACGTTCCTGCAGGAGACGAGGTCGAGATTCCGCTGGACCGGCACCCCGGACATCAGGTCGTGGTGCTGGAACATCACGTGCTGCCGGATGTGTGGCTTGATCTCGAATTTCCCGTCAGGCCTCGCCGTGAAGTGGCGGTGCAGCTGCCTCTCGGAGACATATTCGAGCGTGGATTTCTCGTAGATTCCTTCCTTTGCCTTCCGGAGGATCGCCTCGTCGATGTCGGTCGCGATGATAAGCCAGTCCACGTCCTTGCGGATCAGGGTCAGGTCGTAGAGGAGCATGGCATACGAGTACGGTTCCTCCCCCGAGGAGCACCCTGCGCTCCATATCCTGACCCGGTTCTGCCGGCGGAGGAGCGGGGTGAGGATCTCGTCCCTGATACACTCGAAGACCTGGGGGTCTCGGAAGAATTTCGTCACGTTGATGGTGAGGGCATTCTTCAGGAGTTCGTGCTCCTCGGGGTGCGAGAGGAGGAACTCACGGTACTCCTTATAAGTCGCGATGCGCCGCGCGTTCATCCGGGAGGCGATCCGGCGCTTGATGTAGTCCTCCTTGTAACTGCCGCACTGGATGTTGAAGAGGCGCTGGATCGTCTGGAGGAGGCTCTGGAAATCGTCCATATGCTCGGTTGAGTCCCTACCGCCTCGCGAGCTCGAAGAGGTGGGATAATATCTTCTCGGTGTCGAGATATAAAACGAGCTTTTGTTCGGCCTTCCGCTCGCCGAGGATAGCCTTCTCCTCCTCCAGCTTTATGATCCCCTTGATGAACGATCTCCCGGGTGCCTGCGGGTCTGCCTTCCGCATGTCGATATTTTCCTCGGGAACGGAACAGACACTGGAGACGTGGTCCACGATGAATCCTACCTTGTCCCCCCTCGCTGCCTCGGGCACGATGATGATGAATTTCTGGTCACGCGAGAGAGACCCCGTGTCCTGCCCGACGACCATGGAAAGCGAGATGAGGGTCGTGATCTCGCCACGGATATTCGTCATCCCCGCGATGTAGGGGGGAGCCCTCGGGATGGGTGTGACGGGGAGAGCCTCCACTATCTCCCTCGTGTACCTGATATCTATCGCGTACAGGTTTCCATCAAGGCCGAATATCAGGATCTCGGGCATCCGACACTATCCCTTCTCGTGTTCAGGTTCTCACCTTGAATGACTCCACTATTCTCCGTGCCTCGGCCATCTTCTGCCGGATCTCGCTCGTCGCGCTCGCGATCTCCTCGATCGACGCGCTGCTCTCCTCCGCGAGTGCGGCGAGATTCTCGGTGTTCTTCTCGTTCGCGACGACTATGTTGTGGATGAGCTCGATGTCATGCATCAGGTTTTCGCTCGCGGCAGCCTGGTTCTCGGTTGCCTTCGAGATCTGGTTAATCGCTTCGGCCGTTGTCCGTATCCCTTCGGACATCTGGTTCAGGGCCTGGATCGTCACTTCCACGCTCTTTATCCCGGTCATGATCTCCTCGTAGGCCTTCCGCATCGAGTCGACGGTCTGGCTGCTCGAGTGGGAGATGTCCCTTATCACCGTGTCGATGCTCTTCGTCGCATTCTTCGACCCCCCGGCGAGGTTCCTTACCTCCTCCGCGACGACCGCGAATCCCCTCCCGTGTTCGCCGGCCCTCGCGGCTTCTATCGCGGCGTTCAGCGCGAGGAGGTTGGTCTGGTTCGCGATATCGGTGATCATCCGGACGATCTTGCTGATCTCCTGTGTCTTAGCGTTCAGGGCCACCATCTCGTCCATGACGCGCTGGGAGAGGTCCTGGACGAGGTTCATCTTGAGCGAGGCCTCCTTCCCGAGCCTCCCCGCGTTGTCCCCCGCGTGGAGAACATTCCTTGATGTTTCTGCCATCTGGTGGGTCGTCCTTGCGATCCTCTCCACGTCCTCGTTCAGCGCGACGATCTGCCTCGTCACCTTCTCGAGCTGGGAGAGCTGGTTCTTCGCATCCTCCGAGTTCTTCTGGGCGGTGAGCGCGACGTTCTGGGATGCGCGGGCAATCTCGTCCGTCCCCGTGAGGATGTCTCCCACCGCGCCATCGAGGTACTCGATTGTCCGGGCGAGGTTGGAGACGAGGGCATTGAGGCGGTCGATGGTCGCGTTGAGGTCGTCCTTGACAGACGCGAGGGGATCGTTCTCGTGGACGACGACCTTCATCGTGAGATCGCCGTTCGCGAGCCGGGAGAGGGTCTCTCCTATCTCCCGCATGCTCCCCGCGAGGCGGTCCTCGAGTTTCCTCTTCTCCGTGATATCGTTGTACAACGCAAATACCGTCTTTACCTCGCCCCGCTCGTCGAGGATGGGGATACCGTATTGCTCGAGGATCTTCACCCCTGACGGCATCTCCACCGTCACCACCCCGTAAGACCTCTTCCTCTCGGTGATCGCGACCTTGAGTCCCTCGCCCTTCTGGTCGAGGACCTTGAAGTTCTTCACGCTCATGCCCCTGAGCTTCTTTTGCTCGATCCCCGAGAGCTTGCTGTACGACTCGTTCGCCGCGATGATGGTCCAGTCCCTGTCGAATATCAGGATGGGGAACGGATTCTCGTTGAACGTGATCTGGTTCCTGGTACGCAAGTCCGCGGCAACCCTGAGGAGCTCGTTGATGGTCTCCGCGAACTCCCGGCAGGCAGGATCGACCTTCCCGGGGTCGATCCGGAAACCATTGAGGGAAATCCCCTTCCGGAGGGCTTCCCGGATATCCGCGAGAGTATTCCCCGCCATTCCTGTCATCATTTCAAGATAGTGTAAAAGAAGGGGTATATTAATTCATTGGATTTAATCATCACAAGTGAAAATTAAAACCGATGATTACTGTTGCAATGCGGTTCCTCTGCCGCGGCGGATCCGCGCGGCGCTGCGAGGCAACCTTTCACGTAATTTTCTCACTGCGCATCATCCAAATCGTCAAATAATTTCTGGTCCAACCGAACCTCCGATGAAGAGCTCCGCGGGGGAGGACATCCTCGAGGCCGCGTATACCCTCTGGGTGGCGAACGGGAGAATGCCGACTGTACGGGAGGTTGCAGCGCGGCTCGCAAAGGAGGAGGGGACCGTCCGCGAAGAGGCCCGGGACCTCGCGGCGGAGGGCTACGTCTCTCTCCGCGAGGGAGAGATCCTCGAGCTCTCCGACAAGGGGAAGGAGACGGGAGCACGGGTAGAGAAGAAACACAGGGTCCTCGAGTGCTTCCTCTCCGAGGTCCTCGGGATGGAGCGGTCCGCAGCGTCCGAGGAGGCCTGTATCCTCGAGCACGGGATCTCGGACGAGACCCTCGACCGGCTCGAGGGATTCATCTCCCGCCCGGGACCGGGGGGGTACCGCTTCCGGAGGGGCAGGAGGAGACTCCAGTCCCTCGCAGATTTCCGCGAGGGTTCAGAGCTGAGGGTCATCGCAATCCGTCCCATATGCGGGTGCGAGCGGCTCGGTGACCTCGGGATCCTCCCCGGGGAGACCCTGCGCGTTGTCCACGTCCTCAACCACAAGGCCGTCGTCGTGAGGGTGAAGGGGTGCGATATCGCCCTGAGCCCTGAGATCGCCTCCTCCATCCTCGTGGAGAAGGTCCCATGAAGATAGGCCTCGTCGGGAACCCGAACGTCGGCAAGTCCCTCATCTTCCACCAGCTGACGGGACTCGGAGTGGAGGTCAGCAATTATCCCGGTACAACAGTGGACCTCTTCTCGGGCAGCCTCTGCTACGGCAGGGAGCGTCTCGAGCTCGTCGACCTCCCG
Proteins encoded in this region:
- a CDS encoding Cache 3/Cache 2 fusion domain-containing protein, whose protein sequence is MAGFSQMKIGTKILVLCLVLVAVPTLLLGIVAYTSSTGAIQEQIDELLSTEISDIHKMTSNNYQLAQMKLNGDLSVLHNTFYGYGTPEISGGKLVLKGKGGQSYVVNDNFEIVDQIEKMTGSKATIFQKTDGQAIRISTNVVGADGRRALGTPVSDAVYDAVIRKGETYYGVADVVGKTYITAYEPIRNANGEIIGILFVGVPEETVYGALKKEILSTKLGQSGYVFVMDSKGTLLVHPSLQGQNMAGEKFIQEMIATKDKVRDKPGKISYVWEGKEVDAYYMYFPALDWIIGSRVNPAEYMGPVDNIRNAIIIILVASIAIGALVSIMFGRSIARRMGDLVALGNRVMEGDLGGASKSLESGLESAAGGDEIAEVSKAFANVVKTIQNFSDEIAKVSVAASEGQLSVRGEPSKFKGDYASLIKGLNETLDAIVNPLRMTARYIERIGKGEVPEKITETYRGEFNDVKNSINSCVDGLQGLVECDHILHRLAVNDHTRGVEGKYQGIFGTMADSTNQVRERLLAVTKQINEIAVGDTRELAELKKIGKRSEQDHLLPAIVNCLETVDRLLADTKMLARAAVEGRLDVRADASRHEGEYRTLVEGINATLDAMVKPLNEAMKVCEAYAAGDFTRRFDKNLSVAGDFQKFREALDNIGIQVSKALAVVNQQVTELGASAEEANASIEEVSAGSAQVAKNAAAVSSNAEQSSQGIAEVLKAMEDLSKTIQQVAAKAESVSQLVQQTNDYSRKGIELAKKTEKGMDGITRSSNEVNTIILEIKSQMDKIGEIVNLITDLANQTNLLALNAAIEAARAGDAGRGFAVVATEVKSLAEESRVSAEKIAEMIGNLQKQTQMAAETVAVSNTEVREGSVALKETLENFNKIVEAIDQISRAMTEVAAASEEQAASVEEVTASMNEVNNLVRNTAKEATDSAAVSEETAAAIDQISKVIANVNNIVVKVSTEVSKFKI
- a CDS encoding helix-turn-helix domain-containing protein encodes the protein MAERGDIDQIRELLARHRKGLTIDEVSRELGINRSTASKYLNLLVSSGSATIRKLGPAKLFYLQERVPVHNLMDLVDEGIVIVNESLAIHYLNGRLASLLGVERDAYLGENATHTPLAPLFDRDTLRSIGDSIPATGITLRGSIGISGGEVAVEKRLFPVRFESGTTGFCIVCRFLKEPAEKLSTADAPEKSRRELYARFFQLDALVRRYAKNQLVRALEIGRRIAEIWDLSRMRELSREQEEILDSLLAEVGNFDEFLGDTLPEVKWHSLEDVVGEALSLVQLSHIKFFSDIRGVEVCAEKSIPRVFQALLENSAVHGRKVTSIRVAARETPEGLLVVYEDDGMGIPAEEKATLFEWGHGERRAHSLFLCRQVLDATGISIRETGEFTRGARFEILIPPGKYRVIPENPRSNLS
- a CDS encoding protein-glutamate O-methyltransferase CheR, with the protein product MDDFQSLLQTIQRLFNIQCGSYKEDYIKRRIASRMNARRIATYKEYREFLLSHPEEHELLKNALTINVTKFFRDPQVFECIRDEILTPLLRRQNRVRIWSAGCSSGEEPYSYAMLLYDLTLIRKDVDWLIIATDIDEAILRKAKEGIYEKSTLEYVSERQLHRHFTARPDGKFEIKPHIRQHVMFQHHDLMSGVPVQRNLDLVSCRNVTIYFSDKQKNDLVRMIHQGLRPGGYYVMGMSEFLGREVEHLFSPYKPLLKIFVRND
- a CDS encoding chemotaxis protein CheW — encoded protein: MPEILIFGLDGNLYAIDIRYTREIVEALPVTPIPRAPPYIAGMTNIRGEITTLISLSMVVGQDTGSLSRDQKFIIIVPEAARGDKVGFIVDHVSSVCSVPEENIDMRKADPQAPGRSFIKGIIKLEEEKAILGERKAEQKLVLYLDTEKILSHLFELARR
- a CDS encoding methyl-accepting chemotaxis protein, producing the protein MTGMAGNTLADIREALRKGISLNGFRIDPGKVDPACREFAETINELLRVAADLRTRNQITFNENPFPILIFDRDWTIIAANESYSKLSGIEQKKLRGMSVKNFKVLDQKGEGLKVAITERKRSYGVVTVEMPSGVKILEQYGIPILDERGEVKTVFALYNDITEKRKLEDRLAGSMREIGETLSRLANGDLTMKVVVHENDPLASVKDDLNATIDRLNALVSNLARTIEYLDGAVGDILTGTDEIARASQNVALTAQKNSEDAKNQLSQLEKVTRQIVALNEDVERIARTTHQMAETSRNVLHAGDNAGRLGKEASLKMNLVQDLSQRVMDEMVALNAKTQEISKIVRMITDIANQTNLLALNAAIEAARAGEHGRGFAVVAEEVRNLAGGSKNATKSIDTVIRDISHSSSQTVDSMRKAYEEIMTGIKSVEVTIQALNQMSEGIRTTAEAINQISKATENQAAASENLMHDIELIHNIVVANEKNTENLAALAEESSASIEEIASATSEIRQKMAEARRIVESFKVRT
- a CDS encoding metal-dependent transcriptional regulator, which encodes MKSSAGEDILEAAYTLWVANGRMPTVREVAARLAKEEGTVREEARDLAAEGYVSLREGEILELSDKGKETGARVEKKHRVLECFLSEVLGMERSAASEEACILEHGISDETLDRLEGFISRPGPGGYRFRRGRRRLQSLADFREGSELRVIAIRPICGCERLGDLGILPGETLRVVHVLNHKAVVVRVKGCDIALSPEIASSILVEKVP